A window of Rhizobium acidisoli contains these coding sequences:
- a CDS encoding helix-turn-helix transcriptional regulator: MKPVTFSMPAIAMTTSDVSQCLSAEKTVNSFRPVSKDLVGDFSFSAQALGEFVGWAGSSSVHRSLQVGLEIDDYLFFTDHGNGHSIATGSISFDVGHSRGLLTSADRYSGLEIGAGSIAEGFSVPKDLVHRAVADSLECFVPNGFEFCPSFDLATGPAVQLMNLMRFFRTEICGQLVVSPIALAGFQEMFGSLMAQNMQHSLSQKLVSARVSSITPGQLRRAMEFARANAALPITIADMASVAGVSVRTLQANFRSFLNTTPTSFLRQLRFEGARRDLIHAAPTATVTNIARQWGFVHMGRFSAEYRLHFGVSPSADLGRRS, from the coding sequence ATGAAACCCGTTACCTTCTCCATGCCGGCGATCGCGATGACAACAAGCGATGTCTCCCAATGTCTCTCAGCTGAAAAGACGGTCAATTCCTTTCGCCCGGTCAGCAAGGATTTGGTGGGTGACTTTTCCTTCAGCGCGCAGGCGCTGGGTGAATTCGTCGGATGGGCAGGCTCAAGCTCTGTTCATCGATCGCTGCAGGTCGGTCTGGAAATCGATGACTATCTCTTCTTTACCGACCATGGGAACGGCCATTCCATCGCGACGGGGAGTATCAGTTTCGATGTCGGTCATTCCAGAGGCCTGCTGACGTCGGCCGACCGGTATTCAGGCCTGGAAATCGGGGCGGGCTCGATCGCCGAAGGCTTCTCGGTTCCGAAAGACCTGGTGCACAGGGCGGTTGCCGATTCTCTGGAATGTTTCGTGCCGAACGGATTCGAATTTTGTCCGTCGTTTGACCTGGCGACGGGACCGGCCGTGCAATTGATGAACCTGATGCGGTTCTTCCGGACGGAGATCTGCGGGCAGCTTGTCGTCTCTCCGATCGCGCTGGCCGGCTTTCAGGAGATGTTCGGCTCGCTGATGGCCCAGAACATGCAGCATTCGCTGTCGCAAAAGCTTGTGTCGGCTCGGGTGAGCTCCATCACCCCCGGTCAGTTGAGACGAGCGATGGAATTTGCAAGGGCAAACGCGGCGTTGCCGATCACCATCGCCGACATGGCCTCAGTGGCCGGTGTCAGCGTACGGACACTGCAAGCCAATTTTCGCAGCTTTCTGAACACGACGCCGACGTCTTTCCTCCGCCAGCTCCGCTTCGAAGGCGCACGCCGCGATTTAATTCACGCCGCGCCGACAGCGACCGTGACGAACATTGCGCGGCAGTGGGGATTTGTCCACATGGGGCGGTTCTCCGCCGAATACCGGTTGCATTTCGGTGTCTCGCCGTCTGCCGATTTGGGCCGACGCAGCTAG
- a CDS encoding uracil-DNA glycosylase, producing MISANDLSPAELAALLHFHADAGVEWLLEEEAIDRFAEFEAMKAARRPAAQTQPSAAGERTPLGENRTPPRPATAVRPAPAERAASGPQPAIPDGEAVQQARFVAESARSLAELKTAIEAFNGCNLKHSARSTIFASGDAESGIMVIGSAPGAEDDREGVPFSGKSGQLFDKMLAAIGLTRSVILLTQVIPWRPPGNRAPSAAEMDICRPFIERQIALAQPKAILLLGNFSARFFFGENDTIHGLRGRWKEIAAADCVIPAIASLHPQDLLTAPVNKRLAWNDLLAFQAKLKSLSLLRN from the coding sequence ATGATTTCCGCCAACGACCTTTCCCCCGCCGAGCTTGCAGCGCTTCTGCACTTCCATGCGGATGCCGGCGTGGAGTGGCTGCTGGAGGAAGAGGCGATCGACCGCTTCGCCGAGTTCGAAGCGATGAAGGCGGCCCGCCGCCCGGCGGCACAGACGCAGCCTTCCGCCGCAGGGGAACGTACCCCGCTCGGCGAAAACCGAACACCGCCGCGCCCGGCTACAGCGGTGCGCCCGGCCCCGGCCGAACGCGCCGCTTCCGGCCCGCAACCGGCGATTCCGGATGGCGAGGCAGTGCAGCAGGCGCGTTTCGTCGCCGAATCCGCGCGGTCCTTGGCAGAGCTCAAGACCGCGATCGAAGCCTTCAACGGCTGCAATCTCAAGCACAGCGCCCGTTCGACCATCTTTGCCAGCGGCGATGCCGAAAGCGGCATCATGGTGATCGGCTCGGCGCCGGGCGCCGAAGACGATCGCGAAGGTGTACCCTTCTCCGGAAAATCCGGCCAGCTGTTCGACAAGATGCTGGCGGCGATCGGGCTGACGCGTTCAGTCATTCTGCTGACGCAGGTCATCCCCTGGCGGCCACCCGGCAATCGCGCGCCCTCGGCAGCGGAAATGGATATCTGCCGGCCCTTCATCGAACGGCAGATCGCGCTGGCCCAGCCCAAGGCGATCCTGCTGCTCGGCAATTTTTCGGCCCGCTTCTTCTTCGGCGAAAACGACACGATTCACGGCCTGCGCGGCCGCTGGAAGGAAATTGCCGCTGCGGACTGTGTCATTCCTGCCATAGCCAGCCTGCATCCGCAGGATCTGCTGACCGCGCCCGTCAACAAACGGCTGGCCTGGAATGACCTGCTCGCTTTCCAAGCGAAGCTTAAGTCCCTCTCTTTGCTTAGAAATTAG
- a CDS encoding methyl-accepting chemotaxis protein translates to MKPLSAETIAQSQNATPRSMRVVTDGISTDLERFSADNTNIVKQIKLLAINALIEAARAGETGKGFAVVANEVQRLAQIATDITGRFESNVLGRIGLSRAMADCLVEEMEGVRLTDLAQTLVQLIVRNLFERTADVRWWATDPALWQALENPDREIVAFAAERLGAINRFYTVYLDLVVTDLSGKVIASANPKFQRKIAGASLAGDPWFRAASACSSGDAYCVDEVKASPLHDNRHALVYATGIREGGKIDGRLIGTLGVYFDWQNQGQAIVEKEANLPPQLAEKTTVMLLDGKSRVIASTNPALLFSHFALANPSGRAKGSYYDNSGSIVAFARTLGYEDYDGLGWYGVVVQRTENDATIKAALNLK, encoded by the coding sequence ATGAAGCCGCTCAGCGCCGAAACCATTGCCCAGTCGCAGAATGCGACACCGCGCTCGATGCGCGTCGTCACTGACGGCATCAGCACCGACCTTGAGCGCTTCAGCGCCGACAACACGAATATCGTCAAGCAGATCAAGCTGCTCGCCATCAATGCGCTGATCGAAGCGGCAAGAGCCGGTGAGACCGGAAAGGGCTTTGCGGTCGTTGCCAATGAGGTGCAGCGGCTGGCGCAGATTGCAACCGATATCACCGGCAGGTTCGAGAGCAACGTGCTCGGCCGCATCGGCCTCAGCCGCGCCATGGCGGATTGCCTGGTCGAGGAGATGGAGGGCGTTCGCCTCACCGACCTGGCGCAGACGCTGGTGCAGCTCATCGTCCGCAACCTTTTCGAGCGTACCGCCGATGTACGCTGGTGGGCGACGGATCCGGCACTCTGGCAGGCGCTTGAGAATCCGGATCGGGAAATCGTCGCCTTTGCGGCGGAGCGTCTCGGCGCCATCAACCGCTTCTATACCGTTTATCTCGATCTCGTCGTGACTGATCTCTCGGGCAAGGTGATCGCCTCCGCCAATCCCAAGTTCCAGCGCAAGATCGCCGGGGCAAGCCTTGCCGGCGATCCGTGGTTCCGCGCGGCGTCGGCCTGCTCCTCGGGTGACGCGTATTGTGTCGACGAGGTCAAAGCCAGCCCGCTCCACGACAACAGGCATGCGCTCGTCTATGCCACCGGCATCCGCGAAGGCGGCAAGATCGACGGACGGCTGATCGGCACGCTCGGCGTCTATTTCGACTGGCAGAACCAGGGCCAGGCGATCGTCGAGAAAGAGGCGAACCTGCCGCCGCAGCTGGCGGAGAAAACGACGGTCATGCTGCTCGACGGCAAGAGCCGGGTCATCGCCAGCACCAATCCCGCCCTGCTGTTTTCCCATTTCGCCCTCGCCAATCCGTCCGGCCGGGCCAAGGGCAGCTATTACGACAATAGCGGCTCGATCGTCGCCTTCGCGCGCACCCTCGGCTACGAGGATTATGACGGGCTCGGCTGGTACGGCGTCGTCGTCCAGCGGACGGAAAATGACGCGACGATCAAGGCAGCGCTCAATCTGAAATAG
- a CDS encoding DMT family transporter, with protein MHAVLKNPMRGIALKVSSVVVFLAMQTFIKLAGSDIPPGQVTFCRSFFALFPIIAYLAYIGQLRAAFYTANPVGHLKRGTIGIMSMAFGFYGLLHLPLPEAIALGYALPLVAVIFAAVFLGETVRIYRWSAVLVGIVGVAIVSWPKLTLFRDGGMEAEQAVGALAVLISAVLGGMAMIQVRRLVEEEKTATIVLYFSLTASVFSLASLPFGWLVLPWPSALYLIAAGFCGGVAQILLTESYRHADVSTIAPFEYTSILLGGIVAYFVFGDVPSVSMLIGTLIVVSAGIFIIYREHQLGIEQREARKATTPPA; from the coding sequence ATGCACGCGGTTCTCAAAAACCCGATGAGAGGCATTGCGCTGAAAGTCTCGTCGGTCGTGGTCTTCCTGGCCATGCAGACCTTTATCAAGCTGGCGGGCTCGGACATCCCGCCGGGTCAGGTCACTTTCTGCAGGTCCTTTTTCGCGCTCTTCCCGATCATCGCCTATCTCGCCTATATCGGCCAGCTGCGCGCCGCGTTCTACACCGCCAATCCGGTCGGCCACCTCAAGCGCGGCACGATCGGCATCATGTCGATGGCTTTCGGTTTCTACGGCCTCCTGCATCTGCCGCTGCCGGAGGCGATCGCGCTCGGCTATGCGCTGCCGCTCGTCGCCGTTATCTTCGCCGCGGTTTTTCTCGGCGAGACCGTGCGCATCTATCGCTGGAGCGCCGTCCTGGTCGGCATCGTCGGCGTCGCCATCGTCTCCTGGCCGAAGCTGACGCTGTTCCGCGATGGCGGCATGGAAGCCGAACAGGCCGTCGGCGCGCTCGCAGTGCTCATCTCGGCCGTTCTCGGCGGCATGGCGATGATCCAGGTGCGCCGGCTCGTCGAGGAGGAGAAGACGGCGACGATCGTTCTCTATTTCTCGCTCACCGCTTCGGTCTTCTCGTTGGCCTCCCTGCCGTTCGGCTGGCTCGTCCTGCCATGGCCGTCGGCGCTCTATCTGATCGCGGCCGGCTTTTGCGGCGGCGTCGCGCAGATCCTGCTGACCGAAAGCTACCGCCATGCCGATGTCTCCACCATCGCGCCGTTCGAATATACCTCGATCCTGCTCGGCGGCATCGTCGCCTATTTTGTCTTCGGCGACGTGCCGAGTGTGAGCATGCTGATCGGCACGCTGATCGTCGTCTCCGCCGGCATCTTCATCATCTACCGCGAGCATCAGCTGGGTATCGAGCAGCGGGAGGCGCGCAAAGCCACGACGCCGCCGGCCTGA
- a CDS encoding Hsp70 family protein translates to MAQALGLDFGTTNTVLAMADGGATRSMAFTSTEGTADSMRTALSFMKDAQLGASALKVEAGHAAIRQFIDNPGECRFLQSIKTFAASALFQGTLIFAKRHNFEDLMEVFVRRLRNYAGDNWPSDVSRIVAGRPVHFAGASPDPDLATERYNEALSRFGFPEIHYVYEPVAAAFYFAQNLKQDATVLVADFGGGTTDYSLIRFETHAGKLTATPIGHSGVGVAGDHFDYRMIDNIVAPQIGKGSHFKSFDKILEVPSNYYSSFGRWNQLSIFKTTREFEDLKKLVRTSLEPEKLEIFIDLIDHDEGYPLYQAVSATKMALSAAEEAPFDFAPLGRGGHRSIRRSDFEGWIAEDLARIEGALDDVLDKTKTKPGEIDKVFLTGGTSFVPAVRRIFTERFERDRIESGGELLSIAHGLALIGERDDIAQWTVQ, encoded by the coding sequence ATGGCTCAGGCGCTGGGTTTGGACTTTGGCACGACGAATACGGTGCTTGCCATGGCGGATGGCGGGGCGACGCGCTCGATGGCCTTCACGAGCACCGAAGGCACGGCCGACAGCATGCGCACGGCGCTTTCCTTCATGAAGGATGCGCAACTCGGCGCTTCGGCGCTGAAGGTGGAGGCGGGCCATGCGGCGATCCGCCAGTTCATCGACAATCCCGGCGAATGCCGCTTTCTGCAGTCGATCAAGACCTTTGCGGCAAGTGCGCTGTTCCAGGGCACGCTGATCTTTGCCAAGCGGCATAATTTCGAGGATCTGATGGAGGTTTTCGTCAGACGGCTGCGCAATTACGCCGGCGACAACTGGCCGTCCGACGTCAGCCGCATCGTCGCCGGCCGGCCGGTGCATTTTGCCGGCGCCAGCCCCGATCCTGATCTTGCGACCGAGCGCTACAACGAGGCGCTGTCGCGCTTCGGCTTTCCCGAAATCCACTATGTCTACGAGCCGGTCGCCGCCGCCTTCTACTTCGCGCAGAACCTGAAGCAGGACGCGACCGTGCTGGTCGCCGATTTCGGCGGCGGCACCACCGACTATTCACTGATCCGCTTCGAGACCCACGCCGGCAAGCTGACGGCAACGCCGATCGGCCATTCTGGCGTCGGCGTCGCCGGCGACCATTTCGACTACAGGATGATCGACAACATCGTCGCGCCGCAGATCGGCAAGGGCAGCCATTTCAAAAGCTTCGACAAGATCCTTGAGGTCCCGTCCAACTACTATTCCAGCTTCGGCCGCTGGAATCAGCTGTCGATCTTCAAGACGACGCGCGAATTCGAGGATCTGAAGAAGCTGGTGCGCACCAGCCTGGAACCGGAAAAGCTCGAAATCTTCATCGACCTCATCGACCATGACGAGGGCTACCCGCTCTATCAGGCGGTGTCGGCGACGAAGATGGCGCTGTCGGCCGCCGAGGAGGCGCCTTTCGATTTCGCGCCGCTTGGCCGCGGCGGACATCGCAGCATCCGGCGCAGCGATTTCGAAGGCTGGATCGCCGAGGATCTCGCCCGTATCGAAGGCGCGCTCGACGACGTGCTCGACAAGACCAAGACGAAGCCCGGCGAGATCGACAAGGTGTTCCTCACCGGCGGCACCTCCTTCGTGCCGGCGGTGCGGCGGATCTTCACCGAACGCTTCGAGCGTGACCGGATCGAAAGCGGCGGCGAGCTGTTGTCGATCGCTCACGGTCTGGCGCTGATCGGCGAACGCGACGACATCGCGCAATGGACTGTGCAATAG
- the pepN gene encoding aminopeptidase N: MRTDTGQVIHLADYRPTDFVLERVDLTFELDPTETKVEARLIFHRRPGADPAAPIVLDGDELTLSGLLFDQVELDPSRYDATAESLTVRDLPESAPFELTITTVINPEANTQLMGLYRTGGIYCTQCEAEGFRRITYFPDRPDVLAPFTVNIIADKDANPLLLSNGNFLGGAGYGPGKHFAAWFDPHPKPSYLFALVAGDLGVVEDTFTTMTGREVVLKIYVEHGKEPRAAYAMDALKRSMAWDEERFGREYDLDIFMIVAVSDFNMGAMENKGLNVFNDRYVLADPETATDADYANIEAVIAHEYFHNWTGNRITCRDWFQLCLKEGLTVYRDQEFSSDQRSRPVKRIADVRHLKSEQFPEDGGPLAHPVRPTTYREINNFYTRTVYEKGSEVTRMIATLLGKDDFKKGMDLYFDRHDGQAVTIEDFVKCFEDASGRDLTQFSLWYHQAGTPLVTASGSYDAAAATFTLSLEQMIPATPGQSSKEPMHIPLSLALFGENGGKLEPSSVDGAEYTGEVLHLTGRTQTVVFHGIGPRPVVSINRSFSAPINLHFDQSPADLAHLARHETDHFARWQALTDLALPNLLKAARDAREGKPVVCEATFVETLIAAAADENLEPAFRAQALALPSESDIARELGGNNDPDAIHAGRQTILKQVAEAGKDVFAGLYAAATTSGDFSADAKSAGLRALRNTALTYLSYAEQTPARARAAFDAANNMTDLSHALTILAHRFPDSAETAEALAAFRQRFAENALVIDKWFAIQAGIPGAKALERVRTLMDDPLFKRTNPNRMRSLVGTFAFANPTGFGRADGEGYRFLARQILDIDERNPQLAARILTSMRSWRSLEPARADHARAALNEIEQAAALSTDVRDIVERTLKG, translated from the coding sequence ATGCGAACAGATACCGGCCAGGTCATTCATCTGGCAGATTACCGTCCCACCGACTTTGTGCTGGAACGCGTGGACCTGACCTTCGAGCTTGACCCGACGGAGACAAAGGTCGAGGCACGCCTGATCTTTCATCGCCGCCCGGGCGCCGATCCGGCAGCGCCGATCGTGCTCGACGGCGACGAGTTGACGCTGTCGGGGCTGCTCTTCGACCAGGTGGAGCTCGACCCTTCGCGGTATGACGCAACAGCGGAAAGCCTGACGGTGCGCGACCTGCCGGAAAGCGCGCCCTTCGAGCTGACGATCACGACGGTGATCAATCCCGAGGCCAACACCCAGCTGATGGGCCTTTATCGCACCGGCGGCATCTACTGCACGCAATGCGAGGCGGAAGGCTTCCGCCGCATCACCTATTTCCCCGACCGGCCGGACGTGCTTGCACCGTTCACGGTCAATATCATCGCCGACAAGGACGCCAACCCGCTGCTCCTCTCGAACGGCAACTTCCTCGGCGGCGCCGGCTACGGCCCCGGCAAGCATTTCGCCGCCTGGTTTGACCCGCATCCGAAGCCGAGCTATCTCTTCGCACTCGTTGCCGGCGATCTCGGCGTCGTCGAAGACACGTTCACCACGATGACCGGCCGCGAGGTGGTGCTGAAGATCTATGTCGAGCACGGCAAGGAGCCGCGCGCGGCCTATGCCATGGACGCGCTGAAGCGCTCGATGGCATGGGACGAAGAGAGGTTCGGACGCGAATACGACCTCGACATCTTCATGATCGTCGCCGTCTCCGACTTCAACATGGGCGCGATGGAGAACAAGGGCCTCAACGTCTTCAACGACAGATACGTCCTTGCCGATCCCGAGACCGCGACCGATGCCGACTACGCCAATATCGAAGCGGTCATCGCGCATGAATATTTCCACAATTGGACCGGCAACCGCATCACCTGCCGCGACTGGTTCCAGCTCTGCCTCAAGGAAGGCCTGACGGTCTATCGCGATCAGGAATTCTCCTCCGATCAGCGCTCGCGCCCGGTCAAGCGCATCGCCGATGTGCGCCACCTGAAATCCGAGCAGTTTCCGGAAGATGGCGGCCCTCTCGCCCATCCGGTGCGACCGACGACCTATCGCGAGATCAACAATTTCTACACGAGGACCGTCTACGAGAAAGGCAGCGAAGTGACGCGGATGATCGCGACGCTGCTCGGCAAGGACGACTTCAAGAAGGGCATGGACCTCTATTTCGACCGCCATGACGGCCAGGCGGTGACGATCGAGGATTTTGTCAAATGCTTCGAGGATGCGAGCGGGCGCGACCTCACGCAATTCTCGCTCTGGTACCATCAGGCCGGCACGCCGCTCGTCACCGCATCGGGCAGCTATGATGCGGCAGCGGCCACCTTCACCCTATCGCTCGAACAGATGATCCCGGCAACGCCCGGCCAGTCGAGCAAGGAACCGATGCATATTCCGCTCAGCCTGGCGCTCTTCGGCGAAAACGGCGGCAAGCTCGAACCGAGCTCGGTCGACGGCGCCGAATATACGGGCGAGGTGCTGCATCTCACCGGCCGCACGCAGACAGTGGTGTTCCATGGCATCGGCCCGCGGCCGGTCGTTTCGATCAACCGCAGCTTCTCGGCGCCGATCAACCTGCATTTCGATCAGAGCCCGGCCGATCTCGCCCATCTCGCCCGCCATGAGACCGATCATTTCGCCCGCTGGCAGGCGCTGACCGATCTGGCGCTGCCGAACCTCCTGAAAGCCGCCCGCGATGCCCGCGAGGGCAAGCCTGTCGTCTGCGAGGCGACCTTCGTCGAGACGCTGATTGCGGCCGCCGCCGACGAGAACCTCGAGCCCGCCTTCCGCGCCCAGGCGCTGGCGCTGCCGAGCGAATCCGACATCGCCCGCGAACTCGGCGGCAATAACGATCCCGATGCCATTCATGCCGGCCGGCAAACGATCCTGAAACAGGTCGCCGAGGCCGGAAAGGATGTTTTTGCCGGCCTCTACGCCGCGGCGACGACATCGGGCGATTTCAGCGCGGACGCAAAGAGTGCCGGTCTCAGGGCGCTGCGCAATACAGCGCTGACCTATCTCTCATATGCCGAGCAGACGCCGGCCCGCGCCAGGGCCGCCTTCGATGCGGCCAACAACATGACCGATCTCAGCCATGCGCTGACGATCCTCGCCCATCGTTTCCCCGACAGCGCCGAGACCGCCGAGGCGCTCGCCGCCTTCCGTCAGCGCTTTGCGGAGAATGCCCTCGTCATCGACAAATGGTTTGCTATCCAGGCCGGCATTCCCGGCGCAAAAGCCCTGGAGCGGGTCCGCACCCTGATGGACGATCCGCTGTTCAAGCGGACCAATCCGAACCGGATGCGGTCACTGGTCGGCACCTTCGCCTTTGCCAATCCGACCGGCTTCGGCCGCGCGGACGGCGAAGGCTATCGTTTCCTCGCCCGTCAGATTCTCGATATCGACGAGCGCAATCCGCAGCTTGCCGCCCGCATTCTGACTTCGATGCGCTCCTGGCGCTCGCTCGAACCGGCGCGCGCCGATCATGCCCGCGCGGCGTTGAACGAGATCGAGCAGGCTGCCGCTCTTTCGACCGACGTGCGCGATATCGTCGAGCGCACGCTGAAGGGGTAA
- a CDS encoding PAS domain-containing sensor histidine kinase, whose translation MMDVRRATAAGGRLRVDFDGLKAWRDSLSGHATSEPLLRHLPKAELLLKRAIPALIVAFLFVVAASHFFGMVSEYSRLEASARHATALSAATASAVFADTSEIFDSGDIAEAQARLARFLPQDRLDSGAFVLLVQASGKVFAATTAGLSHVGSNVGDFFPEVSAIRRFGDRAGVIETTIGGVPHYAEITLMGNAGGYIVAATSLDEISRLWREQLALNVTLFAGISSILLVILYAYYTQVKRARDADDIFLESNLRVETALSRGRCGLWDFDFENREFFWSRSMYDMLGLPGSDKTMGFGEAARLMHPDDGGLYEIARAIAKGHSGQVDQIFRMRHAGGHYVWMRARAQVIRSNSGRVHLIGIAMDVTEQHRLAQRYAEADQRLADAIECTSEAFVLWDKNDRLVMCNTHFQQAYGLPDSVLVPGTERSIVNAAAARPVIERRIADADGPGYSRTTEVQLADERWLQINERRTRDGGRVSVGTDITLMKRHQERLRESERRLMATIGDLSASRQTLEIQKSELSTANANYQAEKERAEAANKAKSEFLANMSHELRTPLNAILGFSEILQNQMFGPLGSLKYDEYARDIHDSGKHLLNVINDILDMSKIEAGHLRLHCERIDLVPLIEESLRFTAIPAAEKNIVIDQRISSGLTLTADRRAMKQVLLNLLSNAVKFTDNGGRIAVRTRRIDGAVLVTIADTGIGIPRSALSKIGQPFEQVQSQYAKSKGGSGLGLAISRSLTALHGGRMKIRSREAVGTVISLRIPDDV comes from the coding sequence ATGATGGACGTGCGGCGGGCAACCGCGGCCGGAGGACGGCTGCGTGTCGATTTTGACGGGTTGAAAGCCTGGCGAGACAGCCTTTCCGGTCATGCGACATCGGAACCACTTCTCCGTCATCTGCCGAAGGCGGAACTGCTGTTGAAGCGCGCCATTCCGGCGCTGATCGTCGCCTTCCTCTTCGTCGTCGCCGCCTCGCATTTCTTCGGCATGGTCAGCGAATACTCCCGCCTGGAAGCCTCTGCCCGCCACGCCACCGCGCTTTCGGCCGCGACCGCCTCCGCGGTGTTTGCCGATACATCCGAGATTTTCGACAGCGGCGATATCGCAGAAGCGCAGGCCCGGCTCGCCAGGTTCCTGCCGCAGGACCGGCTCGATAGCGGCGCCTTCGTGCTGCTCGTCCAGGCAAGCGGCAAGGTCTTTGCCGCAACGACCGCCGGGCTTTCGCATGTCGGCAGCAATGTCGGCGATTTCTTTCCCGAGGTCTCGGCGATCCGGCGTTTCGGCGATCGCGCCGGCGTCATCGAAACGACGATCGGCGGCGTGCCGCACTATGCCGAGATCACGCTGATGGGCAATGCCGGCGGTTATATCGTCGCCGCCACCTCGCTCGACGAGATCAGCCGCCTCTGGCGCGAGCAGCTCGCCCTCAACGTGACGCTGTTTGCCGGCATCTCCTCGATCCTGCTGGTCATCCTCTATGCCTACTACACGCAGGTGAAGCGCGCCCGCGACGCCGACGACATCTTCCTGGAATCGAACCTGCGCGTCGAGACGGCGCTGTCGCGCGGCCGCTGCGGCCTTTGGGACTTCGATTTCGAGAACCGCGAATTCTTCTGGTCGCGCTCGATGTACGACATGCTCGGCCTGCCGGGGTCCGACAAGACGATGGGCTTCGGCGAAGCCGCCCGGCTGATGCATCCCGATGACGGCGGGCTCTACGAGATCGCGCGCGCCATCGCCAAGGGCCACTCCGGCCAGGTCGATCAGATCTTCCGCATGCGCCATGCCGGCGGCCACTATGTCTGGATGCGCGCCCGCGCCCAGGTCATCCGCAGCAATTCCGGCCGCGTGCATCTGATCGGCATCGCCATGGACGTGACCGAACAACATCGGCTTGCCCAGCGTTACGCCGAAGCCGACCAGCGGCTTGCCGACGCTATCGAATGCACCTCGGAGGCGTTCGTGCTCTGGGACAAGAACGATCGGCTGGTCATGTGCAACACGCATTTCCAGCAGGCTTACGGCTTGCCGGACAGCGTGCTGGTGCCCGGCACCGAGCGCTCGATCGTCAATGCCGCCGCTGCCCGCCCCGTCATCGAACGGCGGATCGCCGATGCCGACGGCCCCGGCTATTCGCGCACGACCGAGGTGCAGCTTGCCGACGAGCGCTGGCTGCAGATCAACGAGCGGCGCACCCGCGACGGCGGCAGGGTCTCTGTGGGAACCGACATCACCCTGATGAAGCGCCATCAGGAGCGGCTGCGCGAATCCGAACGCCGGCTGATGGCGACGATCGGCGATCTCTCGGCCTCGCGCCAGACGCTGGAGATCCAGAAATCCGAGCTTTCGACGGCGAATGCCAACTACCAGGCGGAGAAGGAACGCGCCGAGGCCGCCAACAAGGCGAAATCGGAATTCCTCGCCAATATGTCGCACGAACTGCGCACGCCGCTCAACGCCATCCTCGGCTTCTCGGAAATCCTGCAGAACCAGATGTTCGGGCCGCTCGGCTCGCTGAAATACGACGAATATGCCCGCGATATCCATGATAGCGGCAAACATCTGCTCAACGTCATCAACGACATCCTCGACATGTCGAAGATCGAAGCCGGCCATCTCAGACTGCATTGCGAGCGCATCGATCTGGTGCCGCTGATCGAGGAAAGCCTGCGCTTCACCGCCATTCCGGCGGCCGAAAAGAACATCGTCATCGACCAGCGTATCTCCTCCGGCCTGACGCTGACGGCCGACCGCCGGGCGATGAAACAGGTGCTTCTCAACCTGCTCTCCAATGCGGTGAAGTTCACCGACAATGGCGGCCGCATCGCGGTGCGCACACGCCGCATCGACGGCGCCGTCCTGGTCACCATCGCCGACACCGGCATCGGCATTCCGCGCTCGGCGCTGTCGAAGATCGGCCAGCCCTTCGAACAGGTGCAGAGCCAATATGCCAAGAGCAAGGGCGGCTCCGGCCTCGGCCTCGCCATTTCCCGCTCGCTGACCGCGCTGCATGGCGGCCGCATGAAGATCCGCTCCCGCGAAGCTGTGGGCACGGTGATCTCGCTGCGCATTCCGGACGATGTTTAG